In one window of Polaromonas naphthalenivorans CJ2 DNA:
- a CDS encoding phosphatidylglycerophosphatase A family protein, with protein sequence MTEALASPSPAGPIRPTAKFLLAHPAHFVALGFGSGLSPFAPGTAGTLWAWLSFMLLQRWLTPGGIGWLIALSIPVGWWVCTVTARNMRVLDPGSIVWDEIVAFWAVLWLVMPAGLLGQAIAFTLFRYFDAAKPGPVGWADRLSHGVDPASDRHAWSIAGFGIMFDDLVAAGCTLLVIALWRFFA encoded by the coding sequence ATGACCGAAGCCCTCGCCTCGCCCTCGCCCGCCGGCCCCATTCGGCCCACGGCCAAATTCCTGCTGGCGCATCCGGCGCATTTTGTCGCCCTGGGCTTTGGCTCGGGCCTGAGCCCCTTCGCGCCCGGAACCGCCGGCACGCTGTGGGCCTGGCTGTCGTTCATGCTGCTGCAGCGCTGGCTGACGCCTGGCGGCATCGGCTGGCTGATCGCGCTGTCGATTCCCGTGGGCTGGTGGGTCTGCACCGTCACCGCGCGCAACATGCGGGTGCTCGATCCGGGCAGCATTGTCTGGGATGAAATCGTCGCCTTCTGGGCGGTGCTGTGGCTGGTCATGCCGGCCGGCCTGCTGGGACAGGCCATCGCGTTCACCCTGTTTCGCTACTTCGATGCCGCCAAGCCCGGCCCGGTCGGCTGGGCCGACCGGCTCTCGCACGGGGTTGATCCGGCCAGCGACCGGCATGCCTGGAGCATCGCTGGCTTTGGCATCATGTTCGATGACCTGGTGGCCGCCGGCTGCACGCTGCTGGTGATCGCCCTCTGGAGGTTCTTCGCATGA
- a CDS encoding CinA family protein, whose translation MTDSLSKTELSALTPPAQTANLAIILQEKGWFMATAESCTGGMIAAACTDLAGSSNWFERGFVTYSNEAKTEMLGVAAGLIARHGAVSEEVARAMAQGALTRSHAQAAVAVTGVAGPTGGSADKPVGTVWFGWATPAGVVSELRHFDGDRASVRLATVGHALGRLVELLAAKP comes from the coding sequence ATGACCGACTCGCTATCAAAAACAGAGCTGTCCGCGCTTACCCCACCTGCGCAAACGGCCAATTTAGCCATTATTTTGCAAGAAAAAGGCTGGTTCATGGCCACGGCCGAAAGCTGCACCGGCGGGATGATCGCCGCCGCCTGCACCGACCTGGCCGGCTCCAGCAACTGGTTTGAACGCGGCTTTGTCACCTATTCGAATGAAGCCAAGACCGAAATGCTGGGCGTCGCCGCCGGATTGATAGCCCGGCATGGCGCGGTCAGCGAGGAAGTGGCGCGCGCCATGGCGCAGGGCGCGCTGACCCGTTCGCACGCGCAGGCAGCGGTGGCCGTCACCGGCGTGGCGGGTCCAACCGGCGGCAGCGCGGACAAGCCGGTCGGCACGGTGTGGTTCGGCTGGGCGACGCCGGCGGGCGTCGTCAGCGAACTGCGGCATTTCGACGGCGACCGCGCCAGCGTGCGACTGGCCACGGTGGGGCATGCGCTCGGGCGGCTGGTGGAACTGCTGGCCGCCAAGCCCTGA
- a CDS encoding spermine/spermidine synthase domain-containing protein has translation MPDKPALPGDFRSLQYVKPFVLDDGASKSLHFTRGELQSRMLTHSPWRLEVDYTRTMMGFLLFDPAPAHIGMIGLGGGSIAKFCHRFLPASRMTVLEINPYVLALRHDFQVPDDGERFQVIAADGAMYLHTESPRFDVLLVDGFDHEGQPAALCTQRFYDDCFAALPAGGVLAVNLHYEHPDYPLLLARISRSFSGNAVEIITAEQSNSIVFARKGPPISPRALSLPASLAGLDAEARAQLRPELARMLWLMKNLGLEGDA, from the coding sequence ATGCCCGATAAGCCGGCGCTGCCGGGCGATTTCCGGTCGCTGCAGTATGTCAAGCCTTTCGTGCTCGACGACGGCGCGTCGAAGTCGCTGCATTTCACCCGGGGCGAGCTGCAAAGCCGCATGCTCACGCACAGCCCCTGGCGGCTGGAGGTGGACTACACCCGCACCATGATGGGCTTTTTGCTGTTCGACCCGGCACCCGCGCACATCGGCATGATCGGCCTGGGCGGCGGCTCGATTGCCAAGTTCTGTCACCGCTTCCTGCCGGCCAGCCGCATGACGGTGCTGGAGATCAACCCCTATGTGCTGGCGCTGCGCCATGACTTCCAGGTGCCCGACGACGGCGAGCGCTTCCAGGTGATTGCCGCCGATGGCGCGATGTACCTGCACACCGAATCGCCACGGTTCGACGTGCTGCTGGTCGATGGCTTTGACCACGAGGGCCAGCCCGCCGCGCTGTGCACCCAGCGCTTTTACGACGACTGTTTCGCCGCGCTGCCGGCCGGCGGCGTGCTGGCGGTCAACCTGCACTACGAGCACCCCGACTACCCGCTGCTGCTGGCGCGCATCAGCCGCAGCTTCAGCGGCAATGCGGTCGAAATCATCACGGCTGAACAGAGCAACAGCATCGTGTTCGCCCGAAAAGGCCCGCCCATCTCGCCGCGCGCCCTGAGCCTGCCGGCCAGCCTGGCCGGGCTGGACGCCGAGGCGCGCGCGCAGCTCAGGCCCGAACTGGCGCGCATGCTCTGGCTGATGAAAAACCTGGGCCTGGAGGGCGACGCGTAG
- a CDS encoding Crp/Fnr family transcriptional regulator, with the protein MAVGKDLSLANRLISALPAPERALLLAHCELVELRHRQVLSQAGRPLDYAWFPLDSFVCVVMPSDDAPDVQVAMVGNEGMLHTSLVLRVATSAFTGAVQGAGRAFRIPRGALESRLLDDPFLRDVLSRYAAVFQTHLARQLVCVSHHTLLQRLARWLLMTRDLSHSSELFLTHQALAFMLGVRRESVSRAASAFEQRGLVSYSHGYMMLRDEAGLERISCHCYQASLLAYERILEFPAGVGSPGLWRGPIISGLPADLDA; encoded by the coding sequence ATGGCGGTCGGGAAAGACCTCTCCCTGGCCAACCGGCTGATCTCGGCGCTGCCAGCGCCAGAACGCGCCTTGCTGCTGGCGCATTGCGAGCTGGTCGAACTCAGGCACCGGCAGGTGCTGAGCCAGGCGGGCCGGCCGCTGGACTACGCCTGGTTCCCGCTGGACAGCTTTGTCTGTGTCGTCATGCCCTCGGACGATGCGCCCGATGTCCAGGTCGCGATGGTGGGCAACGAAGGCATGTTGCACACGTCGCTGGTGCTCAGGGTCGCCACGTCCGCGTTCACCGGCGCGGTCCAGGGCGCGGGCCGGGCCTTTCGCATCCCTCGCGGCGCGCTGGAGTCGCGGCTGCTTGACGACCCCTTTCTGCGCGACGTGCTGAGCCGCTATGCCGCTGTGTTCCAGACGCATCTGGCCCGGCAGCTGGTCTGCGTCAGCCACCACACGCTCCTGCAGCGCCTGGCGCGCTGGCTGCTGATGACGCGCGACCTGTCGCATTCGAGCGAGCTGTTCCTGACCCACCAGGCGCTGGCCTTCATGCTGGGCGTGCGGCGCGAAAGCGTGAGCCGGGCCGCCAGCGCCTTCGAGCAGCGCGGCCTGGTCAGCTACAGCCATGGCTACATGATGCTGCGCGACGAGGCCGGCCTGGAGCGCATCAGTTGCCACTGCTACCAGGCCAGCCTGCTGGCCTACGAGCGAATCCTGGAGTTTCCGGCCGGGGTTGGTAGCCCGGGCTTGTGGCGCGGGCCGATAATCAGCGGCCTGCCTGCCGACCTGGACGCCTGA
- the apaG gene encoding Co2+/Mg2+ efflux protein ApaG has product MSKYQFSCEVLPQYLPEQSAPEHGLYGFSYTVTITNTGEVAAQLISRHWIISDANGHNEEVKGLGVVGQQPLLKPGESFQYTSGSRLRTPSGTMHGSYFCVAEDGERFEVVVPLFVLEAMNGSSPSGRVLH; this is encoded by the coding sequence ATGTCCAAATACCAATTTTCCTGCGAAGTCCTGCCCCAGTACCTGCCTGAGCAATCGGCGCCGGAGCACGGGCTGTATGGCTTTTCCTACACCGTCACCATAACCAACACCGGCGAAGTTGCGGCGCAGCTGATCTCGCGGCACTGGATCATCAGCGACGCCAACGGCCACAACGAAGAGGTCAAGGGCCTGGGCGTGGTCGGCCAGCAGCCGCTGCTCAAGCCCGGCGAATCCTTCCAGTACACCAGCGGCTCGCGCCTGCGCACCCCCAGCGGCACCATGCACGGCAGCTACTTTTGCGTGGCCGAGGACGGCGAGCGCTTCGAGGTGGTGGTTCCCCTGTTTGTACTGGAAGCGATGAACGGCAGCAGCCCCTCCGGGCGCGTCCTGCACTGA
- a CDS encoding site-specific recombinase gives MKNLTQLLRALDPGAELADRHVWLIKLFEWIRGDKASVQAAVARVQAFIEAVQKQPELQARLQAWWETLIQTVDITPLLADFGFAPRTAFVSELAERLRRKLLPGTPETRDASELFPLVVPTRFDAQWISALEETQMAQLTVLLSANPARDTRRWHYSLMDAITYCTAQIRATGFAPELRLRMNRASPHARSFHALPADVQELRTVFFQPRRDDAALQAAVRQYRERLDACRQAVNSIYAHLEENGISVGMVFRLRQLRARMLRDRELLDALLSPKPAMAALKLLARRVATAQESKSIGALISTNSTLLSAKMAERSAETGEHYITRNRAEYKEMLGKAMGGGAVTALTTLLKFMVVGIGLSAFWSGFWASVAYAGSFILIQLLHFTLATKQPAMTAPAMAAKLKDIDSDESVTTLEDFVDEVTHLVRSQVAAVFGNVFMVVPAVLLVNAVIGLLLGRPMISHDSAHHVLESLTLLGPTLLWAAFTGVVLFASSMIAGWVENWFVLHHLGSAMRHNPRFTAVLGNERAARWSAFTREHISGFASNISLGFMLGLIPAFTGFFGLELELRHVTLSTGQLAAAGASLGLEALRQAAFWWSVASIPLIGALNLGVSFYFAFRLALQAHNVSKLDRARIRAAILARWRSHPLHFFIPR, from the coding sequence ATGAAGAACCTGACCCAGTTGCTCAGGGCGCTGGACCCGGGCGCCGAGCTGGCCGACCGCCATGTCTGGCTGATCAAGCTGTTTGAATGGATTCGCGGCGACAAGGCCTCGGTTCAGGCCGCCGTGGCGCGGGTGCAGGCCTTCATCGAGGCCGTGCAAAAGCAGCCCGAGCTTCAGGCGCGCCTGCAGGCCTGGTGGGAAACACTGATCCAGACGGTTGACATCACCCCCTTGCTGGCTGATTTCGGCTTTGCGCCGCGCACCGCCTTTGTCAGCGAACTGGCCGAGCGCCTGCGCCGCAAGCTGCTGCCCGGCACGCCTGAAACGCGCGACGCCTCGGAGCTGTTCCCGCTGGTGGTGCCGACGCGTTTCGATGCCCAGTGGATCAGTGCGCTGGAAGAAACCCAGATGGCGCAGCTCACGGTGCTGCTGTCGGCCAACCCGGCGCGCGACACCCGGCGCTGGCACTACAGCCTGATGGACGCCATCACCTACTGCACGGCGCAAATCCGCGCCACCGGTTTTGCGCCGGAACTGCGGCTGCGCATGAACCGGGCCAGCCCGCATGCACGCTCGTTTCATGCCCTGCCCGCCGATGTGCAGGAACTGCGCACGGTCTTTTTCCAGCCTAGGCGCGACGATGCGGCGCTGCAGGCGGCCGTCAGGCAGTACCGTGAGCGGCTCGATGCCTGCCGCCAGGCAGTCAACAGCATTTATGCCCATCTGGAGGAAAACGGCATTTCCGTCGGCATGGTGTTCCGGCTGCGCCAGCTGCGCGCGCGCATGCTGCGCGACCGCGAACTGCTCGATGCCCTGCTGTCGCCCAAACCGGCCATGGCCGCGCTCAAGCTGCTGGCGCGGCGCGTCGCCACCGCGCAGGAAAGCAAGAGCATAGGCGCGCTGATCAGCACCAATTCGACCCTGCTGTCGGCCAAGATGGCCGAGCGCAGCGCCGAGACCGGCGAGCACTACATCACCCGCAACCGTGCCGAGTACAAGGAAATGCTGGGAAAGGCGATGGGCGGCGGCGCCGTCACCGCGCTGACGACGCTGCTCAAGTTCATGGTCGTGGGCATCGGCCTGTCGGCGTTCTGGAGCGGCTTCTGGGCCAGCGTGGCCTATGCCGGCTCGTTCATTTTGATACAGCTGTTGCATTTCACGCTGGCCACCAAGCAGCCGGCCATGACGGCGCCGGCCATGGCTGCCAAGCTCAAGGACATCGACTCCGACGAATCCGTCACCACGCTGGAGGACTTCGTCGATGAAGTCACGCACCTGGTGCGCTCCCAGGTGGCGGCGGTGTTTGGCAATGTCTTCATGGTCGTGCCGGCCGTGCTGCTGGTCAACGCCGTGATCGGGCTGCTGCTGGGCCGGCCGATGATCAGCCATGACAGCGCCCACCATGTGCTGGAATCGCTGACGCTGCTCGGCCCGACGCTGCTGTGGGCGGCCTTTACCGGCGTGGTGCTGTTTGCCTCCAGCATGATTGCCGGCTGGGTCGAGAACTGGTTCGTGCTGCACCACCTGGGCTCGGCCATGCGGCACAACCCGCGCTTTACCGCCGTGCTGGGCAACGAGCGCGCGGCCCGCTGGTCGGCGTTCACGCGCGAACACATCTCGGGTTTTGCCTCGAATATCTCGCTCGGTTTCATGCTCGGCCTGATCCCGGCGTTCACCGGCTTTTTTGGCCTTGAGCTGGAATTGCGCCATGTCACGCTTTCGACCGGGCAACTGGCGGCCGCCGGGGCGTCGCTGGGGCTGGAGGCTTTGCGGCAGGCGGCGTTCTGGTGGAGCGTGGCCTCGATTCCACTGATCGGCGCGCTCAATCTGGGCGTGAGTTTTTACTTTGCCTTCCGGCTGGCGCTGCAGGCGCACAACGTCAGCAAGCTCGACCGCGCCCGCATCCGGGCGGCTATTCTGGCGCGCTGGCGCAGCCATCCGCTGCACTTTTTCATCCCCCGTTAA
- a CDS encoding cation:proton antiporter, which produces MNEIMAIWAEWIKPSAGLPTVQWSILLALAAAAGHLVNRYTGLPKVIGYSAVGTFAGLAGFTGAAWPLQGTGLFLLELGVAVVLFEAGGRIPLRWFRHNPMVLVQSLAESTLTYFGVYWLLGLMGVPAVVAESLALVAMAASPAVLSRVAIDTRAAGPVTERALVLSTLSTLYALTLCSARAGMLPRGEAGLSDTLLPVLVVLGLSVVVAAVLALVLRTALRVMSPTSENTAILLLSLIAAGAALASNFGGSAPLAALLGGMLLKQLNPRPWSWPRQMGTASSMLTMLMFVLVSVVAAQADWSRPVASLVLGLVVVRMIAKVAGVSLGNAGSGTSWRQGLWVGCAMSPMSSVALLLVSQYVAASSSIGGQVAVIALPAILLMEMLGAVLATVALYRAGECSRPWSPVVRGASTGPVHES; this is translated from the coding sequence ATGAACGAAATCATGGCCATCTGGGCCGAATGGATCAAGCCATCGGCCGGACTGCCGACCGTGCAATGGTCCATCCTGCTCGCGCTTGCCGCCGCCGCCGGCCACCTGGTCAACCGCTACACCGGCCTGCCCAAGGTGATTGGCTATTCGGCCGTCGGCACCTTTGCCGGCCTGGCCGGCTTCACCGGCGCGGCCTGGCCGCTGCAGGGAACCGGCCTGTTTTTGCTCGAACTGGGCGTGGCGGTGGTGCTGTTCGAAGCCGGCGGGCGCATTCCGCTGCGCTGGTTCCGGCACAACCCGATGGTGCTGGTGCAAAGCCTGGCGGAATCGACGCTGACTTATTTCGGGGTGTACTGGCTGCTCGGCCTGATGGGCGTGCCGGCCGTGGTGGCCGAGTCGCTGGCGCTGGTCGCCATGGCCGCGTCGCCGGCGGTGCTGTCGCGGGTGGCGATTGACACCCGCGCCGCCGGCCCGGTCACCGAGCGCGCGCTGGTGCTGTCCACCCTGAGCACGCTGTATGCACTGACGCTGTGCAGCGCCAGAGCCGGCATGCTGCCGCGCGGCGAAGCCGGCCTGTCGGACACGCTGCTTCCGGTGCTGGTGGTGCTGGGCCTGTCGGTGGTCGTGGCCGCCGTGCTGGCGCTGGTGCTGCGCACGGCGCTGCGGGTGATGAGCCCGACCAGCGAGAACACCGCCATCCTGCTGCTGTCGCTGATTGCGGCCGGGGCGGCGCTGGCATCCAACTTCGGCGGCTCGGCGCCGCTGGCGGCGCTGCTGGGCGGCATGCTGCTCAAGCAACTCAACCCGCGCCCCTGGTCCTGGCCCCGGCAGATGGGCACGGCCTCGTCGATGCTCACCATGCTGATGTTCGTGCTGGTGTCGGTGGTGGCGGCGCAGGCCGACTGGAGCCGGCCCGTGGCCAGCCTGGTCCTTGGCCTGGTGGTGGTGCGAATGATCGCCAAGGTGGCCGGCGTGTCGCTGGGCAATGCCGGCAGCGGCACCAGCTGGCGCCAGGGCCTGTGGGTCGGCTGCGCCATGTCGCCGATGTCGTCGGTGGCCTTGCTGCTGGTGTCGCAGTACGTGGCCGCTTCGTCGTCCATCGGCGGCCAGGTGGCCGTCATCGCCCTGCCCGCCATCCTGCTGATGGAAATGCTGGGTGCCGTGCTGGCCACGGTCGCCCTTTACCGCGCCGGCGAATGCTCGCGGCCCTGGTCTCCCGTCGTGCGCGGCGCTTCAACCGGACCTGTCCATGAGTCTTGA
- a CDS encoding YbdK family carboxylate-amine ligase, whose product MSLEPFQKSSALSLGVELEMQLVNTHDYDLAPYAEDMLRLMSKIALPGAVVPEMTSSMIEVSTGICHSSAEVLGQLTQIRDALVKSADKLNIAVVGGGTHPFQQWHERRIYDKPRFRELSELYGYLSKQFTIFGQHVHIGCPDADTALLTLHRMSRYIPHFIALSASSPYVQGQDTAFDSARLNSVFAFPLSGRAPFALTWDEFTVYFNKMAHTGVVKSMKDFYWDIRPKPEFGTIEIRVFDTPLTIERATALAGYVQSLGSWFMNDQPFMPTEDDYLVYTYNRFQACRFGLDAVYVDPATGGHMPLREHILMTMAQIERHAHRLDASASIHLLRTSVERNDNDARWLRERQGEERLLAEVIRQAADRFRGGVDHEPGGFS is encoded by the coding sequence ATGAGTCTTGAACCCTTCCAGAAGTCAAGCGCCCTGTCCCTGGGCGTCGAGCTTGAAATGCAGCTCGTGAACACCCACGACTACGACCTGGCGCCCTACGCCGAGGACATGCTGCGGCTGATGAGCAAGATTGCGCTGCCCGGCGCGGTGGTGCCCGAGATGACGTCGAGCATGATCGAGGTCTCGACCGGCATCTGCCACTCGTCCGCCGAGGTGCTGGGCCAGCTGACGCAGATCCGCGATGCGCTGGTCAAAAGCGCCGACAAGCTCAACATCGCGGTGGTCGGCGGCGGCACCCATCCGTTCCAGCAGTGGCACGAGCGCCGCATCTACGACAAGCCGCGCTTTCGCGAACTGTCCGAGCTGTACGGCTACCTGTCCAAGCAGTTCACCATCTTCGGCCAGCATGTGCACATCGGCTGCCCCGACGCCGACACCGCGCTGCTCACGCTGCACCGCATGTCGCGCTACATTCCGCATTTCATCGCCTTGTCGGCTTCCAGCCCGTATGTTCAGGGCCAGGACACGGCCTTCGACTCGGCGCGGCTGAACTCGGTGTTTGCCTTTCCGCTGTCGGGCCGCGCGCCGTTCGCGCTGACCTGGGACGAGTTCACGGTGTACTTCAACAAGATGGCGCACACCGGCGTGGTCAAGAGCATGAAGGATTTCTACTGGGACATCCGGCCCAAGCCGGAGTTCGGCACGATTGAAATCCGCGTCTTCGACACGCCGCTGACCATCGAGCGCGCCACCGCGCTGGCCGGCTATGTGCAGTCGCTGGGTTCGTGGTTCATGAACGACCAGCCCTTCATGCCGACCGAGGACGACTACCTGGTCTATACCTACAACCGTTTCCAGGCCTGCCGTTTTGGCCTGGACGCGGTGTATGTCGATCCGGCCACCGGCGGCCACATGCCGCTGCGCGAACACATCCTGATGACCATGGCGCAGATCGAGCGCCATGCGCACCGGCTGGACGCCAGCGCCTCCATCCACCTGCTGCGCACCAGCGTCGAGCGCAACGACAACGACGCCCGCTGGCTGCGCGAGCGCCAGGGCGAGGAACGCCTGCTGGCCGAAGTCATCCGCCAGGCAGCGGACCGCTTCCGGGGTGGCGTGGACCATGAGCCGGGTGGATTTTCGTAG
- the thiL gene encoding thiamine-phosphate kinase, whose translation MGEFDLIARYFTRPATRAVLGVGDDCALLQPAPGTQLAISSDMLVEGRHFFADVDPAALGHKALAVNLSDLAACGATPLAFTLALALPRVDEPWLEAFSRGLLALADAHGCELVGGDTTQGPLNICITVFGEVPVVNGKSQALLRSGARAGDDIYVSGTLGDARLALEALRGGIALPADLLAQARGRLERPTPRIALGQALRGVASAALDISDGLLGDLRHILKASGAGATLDTSIAIELIASRAHPACAKGLISLKNQLDYVLAGGDDYELAFTAPVSAREAVLAAARQAGTPVTRIGRIDAEPGLRLLDARGQRLTGDFSSFDHFA comes from the coding sequence ATGGGTGAATTTGACTTGATCGCGCGCTATTTCACGCGCCCCGCCACGCGCGCCGTACTCGGCGTGGGCGACGACTGCGCGCTGCTGCAGCCCGCGCCGGGAACGCAGCTGGCCATTTCCAGCGACATGCTGGTCGAGGGCCGGCATTTTTTCGCCGATGTCGATCCGGCCGCGCTGGGCCACAAGGCGCTGGCCGTCAACCTGAGCGACCTGGCCGCCTGCGGCGCGACGCCGCTGGCCTTCACGCTGGCGCTGGCCCTGCCCCGGGTGGACGAGCCCTGGCTGGAAGCGTTTTCGCGCGGGCTGCTCGCGCTGGCCGACGCCCACGGCTGCGAACTCGTCGGCGGCGACACCACGCAGGGGCCGCTGAACATCTGCATCACCGTGTTCGGCGAAGTGCCGGTGGTCAACGGCAAGAGCCAGGCGCTGCTGCGCTCGGGCGCCAGGGCCGGCGACGACATCTATGTCAGCGGCACGCTGGGCGATGCGCGGCTGGCACTCGAAGCGCTGCGCGGCGGCATTGCTCTGCCCGCCGACCTGCTGGCGCAAGCCAGGGGGCGGCTGGAGCGGCCCACGCCGCGCATCGCGCTGGGCCAGGCGCTGCGCGGCGTGGCCTCGGCGGCGCTCGACATCAGCGACGGCCTGCTGGGCGACCTGCGGCACATCCTGAAGGCCTCGGGCGCTGGCGCGACGCTGGACACCTCGATTGCTATTGAATTAATAGCTTCTCGTGCCCATCCGGCGTGCGCAAAAGGCCTTATTTCCTTAAAAAACCAGCTCGACTACGTGCTCGCCGGCGGCGACGACTACGAACTGGCCTTTACCGCGCCGGTTTCGGCCCGCGAAGCCGTGCTGGCCGCCGCGCGTCAGGCCGGCACGCCCGTCACCCGCATCGGCCGCATCGACGCCGAACCCGGCCTGCGGCTGCTCGATGCGCGGGGCCAGCGCCTGACCGGCGATTTTTCTTCCTTTGACCACTTTGCCTGA
- a CDS encoding OsmC family protein gives MTEKSASVHWQGQGKKGQGQISTETDALQAYPYGFGSRFEDDRRGTNPEELLGAAHAACFTMAFSFACDKAGFATESVDTQARVRLVPHGDGFLIDRIALTLKAVVPGIDEAKFQEIAEGAKKACPLSKALASVPEITLSATLGNAR, from the coding sequence ATGACTGAAAAATCCGCATCCGTCCATTGGCAAGGCCAGGGCAAAAAAGGCCAGGGCCAGATCAGTACCGAAACCGACGCGCTCCAGGCCTATCCCTACGGCTTCGGCAGCCGCTTTGAAGACGACCGGCGCGGCACCAACCCCGAGGAACTGCTGGGCGCGGCGCACGCGGCCTGCTTCACCATGGCGTTTTCATTTGCCTGCGACAAGGCCGGCTTTGCCACCGAGTCGGTCGATACCCAGGCGCGGGTCCGCCTGGTGCCGCACGGCGACGGTTTCCTGATCGACCGCATCGCGCTGACGCTCAAGGCCGTGGTGCCTGGCATCGACGAGGCGAAGTTCCAGGAAATCGCCGAGGGCGCGAAAAAAGCCTGTCCGCTGTCAAAAGCGCTGGCCAGCGTTCCAGAGATCACGCTGTCGGCCACGCTGGGCAACGCGCGTTGA